A window of the Brassica oleracea var. oleracea cultivar TO1000 chromosome C1, BOL, whole genome shotgun sequence genome harbors these coding sequences:
- the LOC106305131 gene encoding uncharacterized protein LOC106305131 yields the protein MQILRSLSTRTRSRRGGYERVSDDSTFSLLGAKLRRSTSVPYYAPSIKLGAGGVPTILEELPRQKSKKVKPTSKFSHPIFSFLYGKKKKLPTTRKPEFSRYLEYLKEGGMWDARTNTPVIYYK from the coding sequence ATGCAAATCCTAAGAAGCTTAAGCACGAGGACAAGAAGCCGTCGTGGAGGCTACGAGCGAGTGAGTGATGATTCAACTTTCAGTTTACTCGGAGCAAAGCTAAGAAGATCGACGAGTGTTCCTTACTACGCTCCATCTATCAAGCTTGGTGCTGGTGGTGTTCCGACCATACTCGAGGAGCTTCCTCGTCAGAAGTCCAAGAAAGTCAAACCAACAAGCAAATTTAGCCACCCTATATTTAGCTTTTTATATGGGAAGAAGAAGAAGTTGCCGACCACCAGGAAGCCTGAGTTTTCTAGGTATCTTGAGTATTTGAAAGAAGGTGGTATGTGGGATGCGAGAACTAATACTCCTGTTATCTATTACAAGTAG